A single Dunckerocampus dactyliophorus isolate RoL2022-P2 chromosome 2, RoL_Ddac_1.1, whole genome shotgun sequence DNA region contains:
- the kif1ab gene encoding kinesin-like protein KIF1A isoform X2, which produces MAGASVKVAVRVRPFNSREMSKESKCIIQMSGNTTTILNPKLPKENKSFNFDYSYWSHTTPEDINYASQMQVYKDIGEEMLLHAFEGYNVCIFAYGQTGAGKSYTMMGRQETDQQGIIPLLCEDLFTKISDSNNDNSMSYSVEVSYMEIYCERVRDLLNPKNKGNLRVREHPLMGPYVEDLSKLAVTSYNDIQDLMDSGNKARTVAATNMNETSSRSHAVFNIIFTQKKYDSETDNTSEKVSKISLVDLAGSERADSTGAKGTRLKEGANINKSLTTLGKVISALAELDSVPNKNKKKKKVESFIPYRDSVLTWLLRENLGGNSRTAMVAALSPADINYDETLSTLRYADRAKQIRCNAVINEDPNNRLVRELKEEVARLKDLLYAQGLGDIIENLCDYKNFANDRQAVNQRGALSAVTNAMTGMSPSPSLSALSSRAGSISNLHDRIFSPASEEAIERLKETEKIIAELNETWEEKLRRTEAIRMEREALLAEMGVAMREDGGTVGVFSPKKTPHLVNLNEDPLMSECLLYYIKDGITKVGREDAKTRQDIVLSGHFIRDEHCTFSSTTGPQGEGCVVLEPCEDAETYVNGKRVTSPTVLRSGNRIIMGKSHVFRFNDPEQARLERERTPCAETPVEPVDWAFAQRELLEKQGIDMKQEMEQRLQELEDQYRKEREEASILLEQQRLDYESKLEALQKQVDSRYLESPEEEEEPEEEVPWTKRETELALWAFRKWRFYQFTSLRDLLWGNAIFLKEANAISVELKKKVQFQFVLLTDTLYSPLPPDLLPPSETKERERRPFPRTIVAVEVQDQKNGATHYWTLEKLRQRLDLMREMYDRAAELPSSAVEDCDHALTGGDPFYDRFPWFRLVGRAFVYLSNLLYPVPLVHRVAIVSEKGEVKGFLRVAVQAISADEEAPDYGSGVRQSGTAKISFEDKQFEKFQTESTPGGLSHSNTSQEELRIVEGEGQLVEMGISADEVNNNTCEATPEPPLSPVKSSGLGLDLPLELSPEKALSHLKIGSTFTFRVTVLQASSISAEYADIFCQFNFIHRHDEAFSTEPLKNTGRGPPLGFYHVQNITVEVTKSFVEYIKTQPIVFEVFGHYQKQPFPPLCKDLISPLRPSRRQFPRVMPLSKPVPATKLSTLTRSTAGPCHSKYDLMVFFEICELEASGDYIPAVVDHRGGMPCHGTYLLHQGIQRRITVTIAHENGNDIEWKEVKELVIGRIRNTPEADETIIDPNILSLNILSSGYFWPKHEDNVSLGVDHRTFYRFEAAWDSSMHNSLLLNRVTPYGEKIYITLSAYLEMENCTQPTVITKDFCMVFYSRDTKLPASRSIRNLFSTGCLRPSESNRVTGVYEMTLCYVADNGSPGMQRRRRRVLDTSVAYVRGEENLAGWRPRSDSLILDHQWELEKLSLLQEVEKTRHYLLLREKLEATLQAGQDALYKSVDISDFAKSPVLSQSPVSSPAPDSPNQRQRELAAKCLRLLMHTFNRDYSQVSSSASESKLSEMSASLMRGESSSTLNTLTPSSTCPSLVEGHYDIRHTDPGSGASTPDLDPFSPVDRKKALKGCSFVPDIQEIRVSPIVSKKGYLHFLEPHTSGWVKRYVVVRRPYVYLYRSERDNVERAVINLSSAKVEYSEDKQTLLRTPNTFTVCTEHRGILLQANNDKEMHDWLYAFNPLLAGTIRSKLSRRKSVQSVPAAQRM; this is translated from the exons ATGGCTGGGGCCTCGGTGAAAGTGGCGGTGAGGGTGAGACCCTTCAACTCCAGAGAGATGTCCAAGGAGAGCAAATGCATCATTCAGATGTCAGGAAACACCACAA CAATCCTGAACCCCAAACTGCCAAAAGAAAACAAGAGTTTCAACTTCGACTACTCTTACTGGTCTCACACCACG CCCGAGGACATCAACTATGCATCACAGATGCAGGTGTACAAGGACATCGGCGAGGAGATGCTGCTTCACGCCTTTGAGGGCTACAATGTCTGCATATTCGCATACGGACAGACGGGAGCGGGCAAAAGCTACACTATGATGGGACGACAGGAGACGGACCAACAGGGCATCATTCCTTTG CTCTGTGAGGACCTTTTTACCAAGATCAGTGACAGCAACAATGACAACAGCATGTCTTACTCTGTGGAG GTGAGTTACATGGAAATCTACTGTGAGCGTGTGCGCGACTTGCTTAACCCCAAAAACAAAGGGAACCTGCGTGTGAGGGAGCACCCGTTGATGGGACCATACGTGGAAGATTTGTCCAAACTGGCCGTCACCTCTTACAACGACATCCAGGACCTGATGGACTCTGGAAACAAAGCTAG GACCGTTGCTGCTACAAACATGAATGAGACCAGCAGTCGCTCTCATGCTGTCTTTAACATCATCTTCACTCAGAAGAAATATGACTCTGAGACTGACAACACATCAGAAAAG GTCAGTAAGATCAGCCTGGTGGACCTGGCTGGTAGCGAGCGTGCAGACTCCACTGGAGCAAAAGGAACCAGACTGAAG GAAGGAGCCAACATCAACAAATCTCTGACAACATTGGGCAAAGTTATTTCTGCTTTAGCTGAGCTG GACTCAGTACCAAACAAG aacaaaaagaagaagaaggtagaAAGTTTCATTCCGTACAGAGATTCGGTCCTGACGTGGCTGCTGAGGGAGAATCTAG GTGGAAACTCACGTACGGCCATGGTGGCTGCTCTTAGCCCTGCCGACATCAACTATGATGAAACCCTCAGTACCCTCCG ATACGCCGATCGTGCCAAACAGATCCGCTGCAACGCCGTCATCAACGAGGACCCGAACAACCGTCTGGTGCGCGAGCTGAAAGAGGAGGTGGCCCGCCTCAAAGACCTGCTGTATGCTCAGGGCCTGGGTGACATTATTGAGA ACCTGTGCGATTACAAGAACTTTGCGAATGATCGTCAGGCTGTCAATCAAAGGGGTGCTCTCTCCGCAGTGACCAATGCCATGACAGGAATGAGCCCCTCTCCGTCGCTGTCGGCGCTGTCTAGTCGCGCCGGCTCCATCAGCAACCTCCACGATCGCATCTTTAGCCCGGCGAGTGAAGAGGCCATCGAGAGGCTCAAG GAAACGGAGAAAATCATTGCAGAACTCAATGAGACGTGGGAGGAGAAACTTCGACGTACTGAGGCCATTCGCATGGAGAG AGAGGCTCTCCTGGCTGAGATGGGTGTTGCCATGAGAGAAGATGGGGGCACTGTCGGTGTTTTCTCCCCAAAAAAG ACGCCGCATCTGGTCAACTTGAACGAGGATCCACTGATGTCGGAGTGTCTGCTGTACTACATCAAAGACGGCATCACCAA GGTCGGACGTGAGGACGCCAAGACTCGCCAAGACATTGTCCTGAGCGGCCATTTTATCCGAGATGAACACTGCACCTTCAGCAGCACCACAGGCCCTCAGGGAGAAG GTTGCGTCGTTCTGGAGCCATGTGAGGACGCAGAGACGTACGTCAACGGCAAGAGGGTGACTTCTCCAACTGTGCTGCGCTCGG GCAACCGCATCATCATGGGTAAGAGCCACGTGTTTCGCTTCAACGACCCTGAGCAGGCCCGGCTGGAGCGTGAGAGGACGCCGTGCGCCGAGACGCCGGTGGAGCCCGTTGACTGGGCCTTTGCTCAGAGAGAGCTGCTGGAGAAACAAGGCATTGACATGAAACAGGAGATGGAGCAGAG GCTTCAGGAACTTGAAGATCAGTATCGCAAAGAAAGAGAAGAGGCTAGTATCTTGCTGGAGCAACAGAGGCTG GACTATGAGAGTAAGCTGGAGGCTCTTCAGAAGCAGGTGGACTCTCGCTACCTGGAGTCaccagaggaagaagaggagcccGAGGAGGAAG TGCCGTGGACCAAGCGGGAGACCGAGCTTGCTCTGTGGGCTTTTAGGAAATGGCGCTTCTACCAGTTCACTTCACTCCGGGATCTACTTTGGGGCAACGCCATCTTCCTCAAGGAGGCCAACGCTATAAGTGTGGAGCTGAAGAAGAAG GTCCAGTTCCAGTTTGTCCTGTTGACCGACACACTTTACTCCCCCCTGCCTCCCGATCTGCTGCCTCCCAGCGAGACCAAGGAGAGGGAGAGACGGCCTTTCCCTCGAACCATTGTGGCCGTGGAAGTACAGGATCAAAAGAATGGAGCTACACATTACTGGACTCTGGAGAAGCTCAG GCAGAGACTGGACCTGATGAGGGAAATGTACGACCGTGCCGCAGAGCTCCCGAGTAGTGCCGTTGAGGACTGTGACCATGCCCTTACCGGCGGCGACCCCTTCTATGACCGCTTCCCATGGTTTCGTCTGGTGGGCAG AGCGTTTGTGTACCTGAGTAACTTGCTGTATCCCGTGCCGCTGGTGCACCGTGTGGCCATTGTGAGCGAGAAGGGGGAGGTGAAGGGCTTCCTAAGAGTGGCTGTGCAGGCCATTTCAG CGGATGAGGAAGCTCCAGATTACGGTTCGGGTGTGAGGCAGTCAGGCACTGCTAAGATCTCCTTTGAAGATAAACAATTTGAGAAG TTTCAGACAGAGTCAACCCCAGGCGGTCTTTCCCACTCCAACACCTCTCAGGAGGAGCTCCGCATTGTGGAAGGAGAGGGTCAGCTTGTGGAGATGGGCATCTCTGCAGATGAAGTAAATAACAACACTTGTGAAG CCACTCCAGAGCCTCCACTGAGCCCTGTGAAGAGCTCAGGACTGGGTCTGGATCTCCCTTTAGAACTCTCACCAGAGAAGGCTCTGTCCCACCTTAAGATTGGCAGCACCTTCACCTTCAGAGTCACCGTCTTACAGGCCTCCAGCATCTCAGCCGAGTACGCTGACATCTTCTGCCAGTTCAA CTTCATCCATCGCCATGATGAAGCGTTCTCCACCGAGCCATTGAAGAACACTGGCAGGGGACCACCGCTTGGCTTCTACCATGTCCAAAAT ATCACAGTGGAGGTAACCAAGTCATTTGTGGAGTACATCAAGACACAACCTATTGTCTTTGAGGTGTTCGGTCACTATCAAAAGCAACCTTTCCCACCCCTCTGCAAAGACTTAATTAG TCCACTGAGACCTTCCAGAAGGCAATTCCCCAGAGTGATGCCTTTGTCCAAACCAG TGCCGGCCACCAAGCTCAGCACTCTGACCCGCTCCACCGCCGGACCTTGTCACTCTAAATATGACCTCATGGTGTTCTTTGAGATCTGTGAGCTGGAAGCGAGCGGAGA TTACATTCCAGCTGTTGTTGACCACAGAGGTGGGATGCCCTGCCATGGTACTTACCTCCTACATCAG GGTATTCAGAGGAGGATCACAGTCACCATTGCTCATGAGAATGGAAACGACATTGAATGGAAGGAAGTGAAGGAGCTGGTCATTG GTCGTATCCGGAACACCCCTGAGGCTGATGAGACCATTATCGACCCCAACATTCTCTCCCTCAACATCCTGTCTTCTGGATATTTCTGGCCAAAACATGAGGACAA TGTCTCCTTGGGAGTTGATCATAG AACCTTCTATCGCTTTGAAGCAGCATGGGACAGCTCCATGCACAACTCCCTCCTCCTGAACAGAGTTACCCCCTATGGAGAGAAGATCTACATCACCCTGTCGGCTTATCTGGAG ATGGAGAACTGCACTCAGCCGACAGTCATCACCAAAGATTTCTGCATGGTGTTTTACTCTCGCGACACGAAACTTCCAGCGTCTCGTTCCATCAGAAACCTCTTCAGCACAGGCTGCCTCAGGCCTTCAGAGAG TAACCGTGTCACTGGGGTCTATGAGATGACTCTCTGCTACGTGGCGGACAATGGAAGTCCAG GCATGCAGCGGCGTCGCCGGCGTGTGCTGGACACCTCGGTGGCGTACGTCAGAGGAGAGGAGAACCTGGCCGGATGGCGCCCTCGCAGTGACAGCCTCATTTTAGACCATCAGTGGGAGCTGGAGAAACTCAGCTTACTTCAGGAG GTGGAGAAGACCCGTCACTACCTGTTACTTAGAGAGAAACTGGAGGCGACCTTGCAGGCTGGACAGGATGCCCTCTACAAGAGCGTCGACATCAGCGACTTTGCAAAGAGTCCTGTCCTTAGCCAGAGTCCTGTAAGCAGCCCAGCACCAGACAGCCCCAACCAGAGGCAGAGGGAGCTGGCTGCCAAG TGTCTGCGTCTGCTGATGCACACCTTCAACAGGGACTACAGCCAGGTGAGCAGCAGTGCCAGTGAGAGCAAG CTGTCTGAGATGTCGGCGTCACTGATGAGGGGGGAGTCGTCCTCCACGCTGAACACGCTCACCCCATCCTCCACTTGTCCCTCACTGGTTGAGGGACACTACGACATCAG ACACACTGACCCCGGTTCAGGCGCATCCACCCCTGATCTGGACCCGTTTAGCCCAGTGGACAGAAAGAAGGCTCTCAAAGGCTGCAGCTTTGTTCCAGACATACAGGAGATAAGAGTCAG CCCCATCGTGTCAAAGAAAGGCTACCTGCACTTCCTGGAGCCCCACACTAGCGGCTGGGTCAAACGCTATGTGGTGGTGCGCCGGCCTTACGTTTACCTGTATCGCAGTGAGAGGGACAATGTGGAGCGAGCTGTCATTAACCTGTCGTCGGCCAAGGTGGAATACAGTGAAGACAAACAGACCTTGCTGCGG ACTCCAAACACGTTCACCGTGTGCACCGAGCATCGTGGGATACTGCTTCAAGCCAACAACGACAAAGAGATGCACGACTGGCTTTATGCTTTTAATCCTCTGTTGGCGGGTACCATCAG